CCTATCAACTCCCATTCTCTCTCATTGTCACTTTCCTTCTTTTTGCGTTCTGTCCTTCTGTCCACCCAGTCCTTCCACCCACATCCGTCTTCCCAACAATTTTCCTGTCATCCTCCTTATTCATTCAGCCgacccatctctctctccctctctctttctctcactctaccccctctctctcccagcaGGATTGGTATCACTGGCAATGGTTTTAGGTGGTGACTCATCTCTGGAGTCTTTAATTAAACATCTGCAGGCATCAGCACTAGaccatacacacatgtacagtgtaAGCACACtgcacagataaacacagacagacgtttaaataaatgaatttacaCTAATGCATGCACACCGCACCTCAGAAAACACTGTAATCTTTATGGTGGTGCAATGTAACACAGGCTCGGGTTAATTTGAGTGCAGAAACAGACGGCAGAGTGGATTTCTAGAAGAAATGAAGTGGCACAGTGCAGTTTAAATGTGAGCCCTGATGACGCTAGGCCCATGCTATCATTGTACAGCCGGTTAATTATGCACTAATGTATGCATAGCCCCAGTTACTCTGCACTATCCTCTCCTTCTACCTGCATTGGGGTCATTACAAGGCGTGTCCCTTTCCTTTAAGCAGGTGCTGTTTACATGTAACAATGACAAATAATACATGTAGGTATGTGTCTACATGTATGGCAGTCAATGTATGACCTGGTTGATAAAAGATATTGTGTATATAGAGGATATTAAGAGttgaaaaagctttaaaaaagcTTGAGAGTTTATGCCAACAAGTGAAAGATATTTTAACACATAACAAATAAGCCCATTAACTACCTTATGTTCAAATActcaatttgtttttatgtttgttgtttttcacagttaCATGACTCATCACAGTGTCTCCACAACAGACTGTGGAAAGAAGTAGCAAGGAGTTTTCTACTATgtctttcattaaaaaaagagtaacATCTTGTGTTACTGTTATAatcttctctttatttctgtcttctagctgtcttcctcttctttcttctgtatctccctctctcacttGCCCTCTCACTGGTGGTTTCTAGAGAAATGGCTTTCTAAGAAACAGAGAGTCATAATGAAACGTGTACTTCGTCATACACTTGGCACCTGATGGCAattaacagacagataaaacaaacCCTTAAccactgacagaaacacactgactctttctctctctgactttcaCCCTACAGGTGTTGGAGAGAACAAAGAATAAAGGAGGCTTTTGACTTGTCCTGTTGAAGTAAGTGCTACTGAAGACTGGCTGCTCTGGTACtcccatctgtccatctgtcttaTCCTGGGGTCCCAAGGCTTTGCACTGGCTGAACCACAGCCATGGAGGTGGCGCTGGTAGACTTTGAGAGCCTGGTTGACCTCAATGGCAGCCTGGACAATGAGGTGGACACCTTTGCAGATGAGACCACAGCTCTCACGGTGGACATGCCCCCAGAGCACAGCCAAGGCAGCAGCTTCCTTCTGCGAACCGGTCAGCTGTCCTCCCATGTGCCCTCCTGCATCTGGGAATCCACCtcatcttcacctcctccactttCACGGACACGAAGAGTATCCCAATCCCCAACCATGCCAACTCCAAGCAGACAGGGGCGCACTAGCTGCGCCAGTATGATCTCCAATTGGAAAATGCTGCTAAACAGTGAGGGCACCAAGGACAGTGAGACGATCTTCAGCCGGCTTGCTAAGGAGTGTTGTGAGGATCTGTTTGTAGACAGACGAGGGCTTGATGATGGAGACCAGAAAGTCATCATCAACATTGCTGGCCTTCGTTTTGAGACACAGCTCAAAACCTTGGACCAGTTTCCTGAAACACTGCTTGGAGATCCTTCGAAGAGGATGGAGTACTTTGATCCAATGAGGAATGAGTACTTCTTTGATCGTAACAGACCCAGCTTTGACGGGATCTTGTATTACTACCAATCAGGGGGTAAGATCAGACGTCCAGCTAATGTACCCCTGGATGTGTTTGCAGATGAAATTGTATTTTATGAACTTGGAAGTGAAGCCATGGAGCAGTTCAGAGAAGATGAAGGATTCATTAAAGATCCTGAGATTCCTCTACCTGATAATGATGTGTACCGGCAattctggctgctgtttgagtATCCAGAAAGCTCAAATGCAGCCCGAGGTGTAGCACTGgtgtctgtatttgttattGTCATATCCATCATTATTTTCTGCATGGAAACACTGCCAGAATTTAGAGATGACACTGACCCAATTCTGCCCACAGTGTTTCAGCCTTTCAACCAATCTAGAATTTACTCTTCTGTGTCTCCGTCTGATATAAAGACCACTTTTACTGATCCCTTCTTCCTCGTTGAGACTGCCTGCATTGCATGGTTCTCCTTTGAGCTGTGCGTGAGATTTTCGGTCTGTCCTAGCAAAAAGGATTTTTTCCACAACCTCATGAACATGATTGACATTATATCCATCATCCCTTATTTTGTTACGGTAATTACAGAAATGGTCACAACGACACAGGAGAGTACAGGACAGAACATGTCTTTGGCCATTCTGCGTATCATCCGTCTGGTTAGAGTGTTTCGTATTTTCAAACTGTCACGTCACTCCAAGGGGCTGCAGATATTGGGACAAACTCTGAAGGCCAGTATGCGTGAGCTTGGCTtgctcatcttcttcctcttcattggAGTCATCCTCTTCTCCAGTGCTATCTACTTTGCTGAGGTAGATGAGCCTGAGACACAGTTTGTCAGCATACCTGATGGCTTCTGGTGGGCTGTGGTTACCATGACCACTGTAGGCTATGGGGACATGTGTCCCATTACCATGTGGGGTAAAGTGGTGGGCACCTTGTGTGCCATTGCAGGTGTGCTGACCATTGCTTTACCTGTTCCTGTCATTGTTTCCAACTTCAACTACTTCTACCACAGAGAGACTGAAGGAGAGGACAAGATGCCAGGGTCAGATGCTGCTGAGAAGAGCACCAAAAACGGGAGCAACCCCACGCTCAATAAAACTAATGGCATCTGGCAGAATGACAAAGGGAAATAACTGTAGGACACAATTAAGAAAAGGGACTTTGCCACAAAGCaggaaataaatattaaatacgAGAATATGGAGGAAATTAACTGCTATGATTTTCCTCAACTGATGGTGTAACAGGATCAGTGAGATAAAATGTTTGTACCTAGTGaaaattctgttttaaaaatagGATGTGCTGTACTTACCTCTTTTGTGTCTAATTTGACACTTTGAAAAtaacaaagaagacaagaagaagaattcATAGTGTTCATATTCAGGATTGTATGTCAACATATTTCAAGTCTTTGTGTTAGGACTCTTACTTTAGTTGCAAATCTCCCATTGTCATAATTCAGAAGTATATTATAAAGCATATGTTACTTTTGGtgttattttcattgtcttGGCCATTATTCCTATTACTTATAACATTTTTCACACTGGCATCACTGAGGTTTTAGGCCACAAATACtcatgtatttgtgtatttgtaacATGTGTTAAAACATTGTCTTCAATGGGCATAAAACACAAGCCTGAGACAGGTTTAAACTCATCAGATTTAATGGAAGAAAAAGAGTTAAAGAGTGCAGTTAAAGGTCACAATCTAAAATGTTTATAGGATTATATCAGTTAACTGTATTATAGAGCCATTTCTTGGTTCAGCTGATGGAAATGACCTTTTTGCTCATCAGATTTTTATGATGATTCATGGGTTATGGAAATGTGAAACATGTCAATCTGAAcaactgtatgtgtatgtgttaagGTCACACTGAAGGGGATATTTTTATTAGACAACTGGAGCTTTTTCATCtgcaaaaatattgtttaagGCTGTATCACAGCACTCAAAAGATGCTGCCACAGTCAGGAGATGACTGTACAAAAACATAACTGATAGGACTGATGGCCAGTTCTACACAGATAAGACcaaggctgtaaaaaaaaaatacataacaaaaccaaaaacacaaaaaatctCTCCTGTAAGTGTTGTGGATGAGTAACTTCTCTATTAGTccttctgtgtttatttatttaaaaatgaatgttgtatttattcattctctTTAAAGGGTAGCATGAGTAAGAATCCTCCACTATTGTTAGCAGTCTAACTGACTCCACGCTATGTATTATAATGGAGTGCCTtaaattatgtatgtattttggGATACTGTTGAATTTGCCATACATAATCTTACAGTAATACCTATGTTTATCATGCAAATATGCTCAGTATTTTTGATTTCAGCTTGGTTGAAAATGTTGAAGTTGTAACCTCTGTAACCTCCATTTGTTTGTGAGAATTATTTTCCAAAGAAAAAATGCATTCTGACctaaaacacaatttaacatATACAGTGGATCCCATATGTTCATTAGGTAGATACTATTCTTTGAAATTTTGGATTTCATTTGGTAAACATAATCATTTGTCTCCATTAGTGGATATCTTATttaagaaggaaagaagaaccCATTCAGTGACACCATGATcagtaaatgattaaaaacaaaacaaaaaaacaaaaaaacaacaactgagaaattaaaagagagaaggaagaagcCAAAGAAAATTGCTGAATAAATGGGGATAAAAGGAACTTGCTACAGGGCCAGGGGACATTAAAGGCCAAAATGTCCCATGAGCTGTCTTATTCTGGAGAAGTCATTGTAGATTATGCTGTATCAGTGTAATGTACGAGTGGAATGTTTTATGAGTGTCTCTTTTATAACAtgttttcctattataaaagAAATCTTGGAAAGTAAGAAAAAGTGACTTGTTAAATGAGTTCCAGGAATATGATCTTATCTCAGAATAGCTTTAGACTTGTGTAATGTCTGAATTTATGGTGGAAGATTTGATGAAACTAAGAttatatgcatgtgtatgtgttttctgtcagcttcatggtgatgatgacacAGTATGATGTCAGTTTTTATGATGGAGTTAGTCCCTTGTTTGTAAAGTCAATGTTGTACAACAAATTCAGAGGCAGACTGGCCTGAATTAATTACCTGTGTCATCATGGCAACAGCAGGTTAGAGTTTATTAACCCAACAAGACCATTAccctgtgtttgtatttatatgtatgaTTAACATTTCAGTATACAATTTACTGTAATGTATGCAATATAATCTGGGATTTGAAATCACCTCATCTCATGTTGTATGTGCTCTGATATGTTAatggaaaagtgtgtgtgtgtgtgtgtgtgtgtgtgtgtgtgtgtgtgtgtgtgtgcatgaaagagggagaaatggaGTCATATACTTGTATTTTATCACCCGATATTGGCTTTTTGCAGACATATGAGCATACAGTGTATGTTATCCAAAATGCAGCAATATGAAAATTGGGTCCAGAGAACTGCAATTTATATAATACTGAGGCAATCAGCATAAAGTAATAGAGAAGAAGCAATTCTGAGCGATGTAAACTAGAACTGGTCTACAATGTATACGTAAaaattactttacatttaagttaaatattcttCTTAGGTTATTTGTTTAAGAAAGCAGCTTTCTAAGCACATTTACATTGTCATATTGGTGCAAAAGTGGTGCACAGACAGCCTATATTTATTGGCTATTCATGGGCATTCAGTGAATTTTCCCTCTAAAACAGGTATCGGTATCAGTCTCGAAAACCCAATATCAGTCTGGCACTAGTATTTTCTCCCTATCTCCATTGGTGTTTCCCTTCAGGGAAGACTTCGTCATTACCTTCAGTAACCTGTCTCTCCTTTCACTGTAATGTTAGtggcttacacacacacacacacacacacacacacacacacacacacacaaacacagatagagGTCACATCAACAAGGAATGTGTGGCAGTACAGTGACAGATAGAGGTCACATCAACAAGGAATGTGTGGCAGTACAGTGACCGTATAACTGGAAATCATCCAGATGACAACAGGATGCCAGTCTCTGGTTGACATGAAGTAGTCTGCAAGCTGTTAAAGCTAACTAGTTTCACCTGATACCCATCTCTCTGGACTCACTTCAACACCTTGTCTCAGGTCAAAAAAGGCTCCCTTAAATACCTGAAGGACTGAATTGTGAACTCCACATAGTGCTGTAAAACATTGCATTTTACTtattataaaatacataatCTCAACACAGGGATAAGATTTGAAGATTTCTTTataccaaaacaataaaaaatctTTCATCCATTTTCATATTAGTAGGAATCAAGTGGGCAAAATGGAAGATGCACAGTAATCAGGGAATAGTAACCAGAGCACTGAtaatgttgttgatgttgtctgACGGCAGCAGGGTTTTGTTGGaaatacatgtatacatattaATTTTGTTACATTGCTATAATCAACcaaatatctatttatatatttatgttttagatgtttttagaTGCTCCTAAATATACTTTATGTTACAGAACTTTAAACTTTCTTTAATCAATTAGTATGACAGTAAATAGACCTAGATGCAGAAAATCCTGTATAAAATGTCTAATTAGCAATGCAGATTAAAATGGACTCACAGGCAACTTTAGAGCTGCATTTATTCACATCGCAACTGTTATTATGCAGAGTTGGGGAcaattacacaaacactgtgtttccaACATTTCAGACTGCTGCAaaagaataatacatttttattttttgacaactTGTTAACTTTTTTTCAAAGTGCTGGAGTAGAACCGATTTTACTTCCTCCTGGATAACCTGACAACCGGAACCCTAaagtatgaatgaatgtatgaccCAGATTATTACTTCATGTCTGTAGGAAATGGCGGTCATCCAAGGGCAAAGAGCGAAAACAGAGCTGccaatgaaaagagagaaaggcgGGCTATATAACACTTGGGAGGAACAGAGCAGAGTTCACACACTACCGGGTCTCTGTCAATAGACTATCAGCCACATGGATAGGTTACAAGCAGGTCCGGAAAGAGGTTACAGTTGAAATAgatctctgtcacacacataaatctgtatgttcaaacacacagacagacacagacacactccaaatgaaagcagaaatgtgtgtgcaaTAATGATCATgtgtgtaatgtaaagtaaaataagaaaaggccttgtttctgttcaaagtatattgtttaatttaacaaaGGCCTTTTTCCCTAAGGCAACTTGAATATTTGAATCTGTAAGAGTGAATTCAGACACATGTTCTCTCAACATTAAAAAGGCTTTtgatagagagagatatagagtATTAGATTagatgtactttatttatccccaccacggggaaatttacttgttacagcagcagaggaaagtgtagcatacactacagaattagaaagagtagaaaggcaaaaaaaacacaataaacagacagaaatatctataacctacacaataaacacgaaaaacaatcaaccttcaaaacagacaagtactgaggataaaagtggcatgatatataaaaagagtgttgtaatgtaaagtgaccatagtgtaagaaatattgcataGAAAGTGatcatgatacaaataataatattattgcaagagtagtgaccataatataaataatattgcaaaagtaagtgaccatgatataaataataactgcaaggtataaatgaaataaaatagaaaaaaattgcaatgagacatgaacaggagactacaacacGATCAGATGGTGCAGGTGTTGaaggacagcagcagggatgaaggacctgtggaGTAGGAGAGAGTTATGATGCTTTGATGTCACAAATAAAGTGTGTTCATTCATCAAACATGCCATTTCATTGCCAGTATTGATAGCCTGGAGGATGGAGAGATTGTGTATGCTAACTGTCCTGGTTAGtggcatgtatttatttatttttttaaagatttttttggggggctttttatgcctttaatgataggacagctgaagatagacaggaagcaggNNNNNNNNNNGGAGAGAGTTATGATGCTTTGATGTCACATCACTCTCAAGACATGAAACATGCCACAGAAATAAAGTGtgttcattaaaacatgaaaagccaTTTCATTGCCAGTATTGATAGCCTGGAGGATGGAGAGATTGTGTATGCTAACTGTCCTGGTTAGTGGCATGTAttattttttggggctttttatgcctttaatgataggacagctgaatatagacaggaagcagggggcagagagagggggagtgacacgcagtaaatggccgtccgatgcaggattcgaaacagggccagctgcagcaaggactgtagcctccacacacgaGGCAGCCGCTTgacccactacgctaccgaccgaCCGCCCCTAGTGGcatgtattttacatttcattagGACATGGTAAGGACATAAAAACTGTATGTTATATAAACTATATTTGATGTTGTTATAGTTTTGACATGTCAAACAAAGGTGTAACTAATTGCCTTATGACAGTAATTACTGCATTGCAAAGGTTGTCAGTTTCACTAGTGCTTTAGTTACTCTTAAAAAGGTCTGCGAGTCTGATTAATTTAAGAGGAAACAAGAGCGCTGTGACGgcataattaaaacaaaagagacaagaaaagaaatacaaacatagTGACATACATTTGGTCCTGATAATGGTCCcttatttcaataaaatataCTTTGCTCCTTTAGCGACTAGAGAGAAAAGGTTTGGGAACTTTAGGAGACTTCAGGAGAATTGAAGTGCAAGTCgtttcttttgctttattttcactGCCCCTGTCACCCAAAATCCACATATTCATCTAAACACAATATGTAACCATTTATTGCCATCATCATGCATTGCTTTTATGCTTGTCATCTAAATTGCTACAGCACAGATGCATTGCTCTATGTTAACAACATACACAAGTTCAAGGACTTCTTAAATTCTAACCGTTCTTCTCACTTAAACTTATTTAACAGATTTAGATGGACATATCTAAGATAGTGTTGATGATGTTCAAAGTTCCTAAACTTGCAACAACAGCTGTATTTTGACTATAATACACTGTTGAGCCTCAAACCCAAATTTGTAAAGGGCGCACCCATCTGAGATCCTAAATCCAGATATCATATCAGATCATCGAGAactaaaacagcttttaaattTTAATCCCAGTGTCTCTTTCTGGTGATTTATctagaaagtgtgtgtgtgtgtgtgtcccatatTCTCATGACACTGTGAAGTTTTAACCACAGCCAGTCAATCCGACTGCATCCCTGTCGAGGTTGGATAGGTCACTAAAATTGTATTCCATTACAGCTACTAGATACCTCATCAAAATTGTAATCGGTAATGTAATCCAAGGGATTACCCAAACTCAATTATAGATTACTTTCCGTATGTgttcttcaaataaaaaaggcataatatatgtaattatatctgaaaatgacacatttataatattttaaatcttaaaaattctatattaaattaattacattttataaagACATCtccacatttttctcattttaatctCAAAACTGTTCCCCAAAGTAATCCTTCTATAATTTATAATCCACAATATAAAAATGCATAATCACTcgagatttttgtttttggagtgttgtaacacaaactgcattgtacttatttatttttcactgaagAATTGTCTGGCACACATGGGACATGTCAaaagacatacatacatgcactaTATCCTTTGGTGTTCTATATATGCACACagcactcccacacacacatatgtgtgtgttttatatatataaaacaggaACACCTTGGAATCAAAAAACATAATGAGATTGAAAGCAACAGTCAGTAACAGGAGTGACTTGGTGCAGGTGTAAAAATGTTATGTGACatttaagcctttttttttttaaacccatgATCCCATTTGTGTACGTGACAGTGGGAGTGTTATCTTCAGCATGCAGTGTCTGAAGTTAATCTGCTGGGACGGCCTAAAAAGAAACTGTTTGGGCTTCCAaagtccccccccccacacacagtgatacatgcaacacatttaaaacacacacttttacatatttacatcacataaatacagatttattgGGACACAAAGAtgattcaaatgttgttttttatccagTTTAGTTAAGTACAGTTAAGTACATGTTCTTTACTGCACGTTCTCCTTTTTATTATTCAAGTGCAAATGATCTACGACATTGTTGACTTTTTCaaaaggtgtatgtgtgtgagtttggCTGAAACTGCTCAGTGGAAGATCCCTGTCAAGTGCTTAAAGATGCATGAGAGTGCTCCATCATTAACGAGATGCTTTGATGGAAAGTTCCACACTGGAGTGAGAGATATGGGGAGCAAGTGAGAAGATAGACAGTGGAGGACACAATAGGCATGAGGAGAGAGAATTAGTGTGACCCAGAGGAAAGAGctgacacacattttatttatgttggaGCCATAGGGCCTCCCTCCTCTAGACGTCATACTGCGTGTGTGTATCTCCATCCATTATTAACTGTGTCTGGTGATAATAGCCCTCTGGTGCGCACACATACGGTATAGGAGAGAACCAGATTGCAGCTTGTAATGGCCCAGTTAACAAAACTCGGTCAACagttttgtaattttaaaaaccaacaacaacaaaaaacaaaacaaaacaacaactacatTCATTCTTTACAAGACTTTCATAATTTGTTATTTAGACCAGATCTGATGCTTCCCAATCAGTGacatgaacatttaaatttgTCAGTGTTGTCATGACAATATGTTGGCTTATCTTACATTATTGTTATAAGTCTGATTATTTTGACAACTGTgtcaactcaactcaactcaaactttatttaattttatttttatttatttacttttaaaaacaagtgaggttgaccaaagtgctgtacaggttaatacataatatacacagacatgcaagaagtaaatagacacctttaatttgaatttgaatgaaggtgtctatttacttcttgcatgtctgtgtacatataatacatatagtgccataattacaaaaggctaagataaatgctaagatacttaaacttggttaaaagccagggagaaaaagTTCAGGGcggatttaaaaacctcaaatgatccgGCAGATCGGATGTGCCAGGGCAAGTTATTCCAGAGCCTAGGGGCCGCCGccacaaaggctcggtcacctttggtttttagCAGTGTCAAACATAAATAAGCAAGTTGAATGAGTATGAAAACGCATTATAGCCTTATATCTTATTGAATTAAAGATGCACATGtaagattaaaaatgaattaatgtcATCATgagaatgtgaagaaaaaacattatgaCGTTATGTCAAACACTTCCATGTTGCAGGTATATTCACTGAAGATAGCATGTTAACCAGCTAGCCTTAGCCCGTCCTGCCCTAGTAGTCCAAAGCCAATTCTTACACATTGCACCTAAATTAAGGTAAGCCCAAATACAAAGTCATCTCTAGTTGTCAGTTGATTTCAAAAATATTGAGATTCGAAAACAAAAAATGGGAGTCTGGTTATAAGAACCAGACCGAAGAAAATTAGCGAGAACATTTTGTCACTCCACGTGAAGGTGTCCATGGACAAGGGCCCTGACACACAAGTGCTCCACTGGAGCATCTGAGGTCAACAGATTAGGCTGTGGTTTTActctgtatgaatgtgtttcacTGTAAGTATCTGTGTAAGTAGATCATTCTGGGAAAAGAGAATATCACTCTGTGTAAAGTACACTGGGTTAAAGAGGTTTAACAAGCAGGGATACAATCATCTTAACTGTGTACTGCAATAGTTTCCCACCTTACGCACTTATCTAACAGTCATGAGAGAGTAACACAGCGGTAGTGGTTAAATCATCTTCCTGTgagacaaactgaaaacagaacGGTGTTTCATTGCAGCCAGTCATGGGACTCATTAAAGTGCTGAAGTTAAAAGGGCAATAGCCTGTAGATTACAAATTCTTGGAGCTTTCTCTGACTAGTTGTTGTTTCCGCTCCAGAGATAAAGCATGACTATGAAAAACTGATTAGTCAtaatcaagcagcaacctcagtGGCTGAGGAATGAAACCAATCGGAAACCTATAGATGCTGTCACACATGCTCTGtacattctttatactgttattgGTCAAAATTAAACCTGTTTTACAATGCTAGAATTATCATTTGCATCACTGAGAAACAGACATGTATAGCAAAGGATGGGTATGGTAAAGAAAAATGACTATTGACTATTAATGactattaaacataaaaaggtctGCATATAGACATTTAATCTTGAGAATTACACTGAATGAAATGcctttttaaagtaaaagaaagatTAGATGAAGTGATGAGATGTTAACAGAGGAGAGATGTGAAGACAGTCAGAATAAAGACAAATGGACTGCTGCCAGTCTGTTTTACAAGGAATAGATATGTCTTAGTGCCTGGCATCATCATCAAGACAGTATTTCTTCATCTTATCAACTGGGCTCTAAACTTGGAagatgaaggaggtggaggaggaagaagaggaggaggaggaggaggaaaggtttagaaacagaaaactgttaATCTGTTGCTGTTTATTACCCTCAGTAGAACCCTGTTAAATCACAGGGTCCTACTGAGGGTCTAAGAGATCCATGAGGGACACACACTCGCATTCATTCACCCCTAGTGTGACTTGGTGACATCTGTTTAGATCTGTTGATTGAGTGGACAGAATTAATCTAAATTATCCCCTCCAGATCCTTGAGATTACCTTTCTttaagacagacaaacaaactcagTGTAGTAGTTAGgcttagggttagggttagggtcacATAATGTCTGGGCATCTTAAGGCCAAAATTTTGTAGAACTGTTGAGATTAAATGTTGCTATTGTTATAATCGCCTACATCTGAATATGActagagtctacagccatgctagtgCCTCTATCAGGCTGTACTTACATACAGTGGTATGCCCTGCCAACACACTGTCTAGCTTCTTTTAGGTATCTTACCTTACATTcactaattagcactaaacacgAAGTACAAATGACGATGATAGGGATGCCATTAGCTTTGCAGGTTCTTGTACATTAAtgacaaattaattattaattttacCAACTGGTGACACTAAAGGGAAATTTAAGGGATCAGCTGAATTGGTAGGTTTCATCCTCTGAGTGCTACACTCTGTACCGAATTTCATAACAATCCGTCCAagatttgttgagatatttcagataAAAGTGGTGGACCGATTGGAGAAGGATGGAGACAGTCTCTGCATGTCAGGCGGTAAAGGTCACAACCCCTCTTTGTCACCTCAAAGGtcatcctcttttcttctcagtGCTGCATTTCCATTGATCACGACCAGTGAGGTAATGATGCTTTATCACTATGAAATCATCCAACCACTTTATCTGTCTCTTCTCCTACACACAAAGCAACCCATAGATAAATGTCACTGTGCCGTCATATCACTAATATCACGCTATGGTCACCCTGTTGCCAGGCAGACTGATGAAAAGGTCATGTACTTTTAGATGTATATCATCGCCATAGTCACAGGAAACTTGAGCTCTAATCTTAGCCATGTCAGTCATTTCCTCAAATGATTTTTTATGGTCTTTTAATAGTCCAGGAAG
The sequence above is drawn from the Larimichthys crocea isolate SSNF chromosome XV, L_crocea_2.0, whole genome shotgun sequence genome and encodes:
- the kcna10a gene encoding potassium voltage-gated channel subfamily A member 10; the encoded protein is MEVALVDFESLVDLNGSLDNEVDTFADETTALTVDMPPEHSQGSSFLLRTGQLSSHVPSCIWESTSSSPPPLSRTRRVSQSPTMPTPSRQGRTSCASMISNWKMLLNSEGTKDSETIFSRLAKECCEDLFVDRRGLDDGDQKVIINIAGLRFETQLKTLDQFPETLLGDPSKRMEYFDPMRNEYFFDRNRPSFDGILYYYQSGGKIRRPANVPLDVFADEIVFYELGSEAMEQFREDEGFIKDPEIPLPDNDVYRQFWLLFEYPESSNAARGVALVSVFVIVISIIIFCMETLPEFRDDTDPILPTVFQPFNQSRIYSSVSPSDIKTTFTDPFFLVETACIAWFSFELCVRFSVCPSKKDFFHNLMNMIDIISIIPYFVTVITEMVTTTQESTGQNMSLAILRIIRLVRVFRIFKLSRHSKGLQILGQTLKASMRELGLLIFFLFIGVILFSSAIYFAEVDEPETQFVSIPDGFWWAVVTMTTVGYGDMCPITMWGKVVGTLCAIAGVLTIALPVPVIVSNFNYFYHRETEGEDKMPGSDAAEKSTKNGSNPTLNKTNGIWQNDKGK